The region TGATTTCTTGTGTTAATGAAAATAATATTGCATTGTTGATAACTTAGTTGTGCTACCTTCAAGATGAATGGGTGTGGGTGTATTTTtctctaatttaaaaaaaaaaattctttgcaTTGTGATTTTTGAATCCTAGTTTATATACTTACGCACCCAACCACTTGGGCTACACCTCAAGTGGCATATGTAAATGAATTATAATAATTAAACTGTtggttttatcaataaatgatttcATCAACCAGTTCACTTTTGTACACAGGCCTCTTATGCTGCATTCTAGTAGGCCATGGTGCAAGCTTATTGTTCGTTTGGTTGCATACCAACTATTCAATCTTCAAATTTTTCTGAAACTTGTTTATCAAAGAATATCATCTATCAGTCCTTTTTAAGACTGTTAATTTGGTGTATGGTTCAGTGAAACATGTATGACGATTGGAAATTCAAagcattttaattttatttattaatggtTAGTGTGATTTTGCCTTTGATTTGCCTTTTCATTTTTACAGCGTGATGCTGAAAGGCCTCCTATTCCCCGGAAAATGCCTGGAGACAAACCAGAAGAGGAACCTTTATTGTCAAATCACCCTTATGTTGAAAAGGTTTGAAAAATGTTGGCAGATTATATTTTATTCTTTATAAATTGTGAACTTTGACCTGCACTTTTTCTAGATACAATACATATGCATAGAGGTGTTGCATTTTGTGTCACTTACATACCAATGCTTTCATATCATTAAGCTGCTTGTTTAAGTAAATAGTTGTCAATATGGCTGCTTCATCTTACCCAATTTAAGAGGACCAAAATACTTTGATATCATAACTAGTGTCTGTTTCTACATGCGTAAAATTGTGTAATGGTATCTAATTCGTAGGATTATTTTATCAGCGATGAATTACATTGAGTAGTTTTTTAAGCAAGTACGAGTGTATGCCTCCACATACTATATAGACAGTATATGACCAGTGTCATTGTTAATATTATTAAATGGAAGTTTTGTTGTTATGCAGTTGTGGCAGATACATATTGCTGAGCAGATGATTTTGGATGATCTGGAGGCTAATCCTGACAAATACAAAGGCAAAAAGTTGTCAGAGTTGAGTGACGATGAAGATTTTAATGAAGAAAACAGTGTTGAACATACCAAAGTCCGTTATAAGAAAACATTAGTTCCGAAAGTGACTCTGGTGAGCACTACTTCTATTCATGTAGAACATTGTATTGACCCATGCTCTGTGATATTTATTAGCTGTTCTTGATATTTGTTGGCAGAAAACAAGCATTAAGGAACTTGACTTAGAGGCTGCTTTTGCTGAGCGTCAGGTTAGCTTCTATCCTGATTTCAGGATATATATTATTTACCCTCTAGTGATGAGTACAAAGTCTGTCTTTATAGACATGTACATATATGCTAAATGACAATGTTTTAGGTGAACTAGGTTGAAGACAGTTTTACTTGGTTCTCTAAGTCCAAAATGTATATTTCTGTAGATGCCTAATTTATCAGTGTTACCTGAGACAATTGTTGATAGAGTATGCAAGATTAAGTATGGAAGTTTAGTTGTTGAGATAATCAAAACATTATGCTGTTTGATGCagtcttcttcatcatcttcttaaTTGAATCCCTTCACAATTTTTACTTCTACATTTTTTCACCATCAATACAACAAATTCTTTAAATAAGATTTTGTTAATGTGCACttgaaaaattaatattaaaagaaaataaaaaaaattatccacgGTGTGTGGTTTTACTAAGTATGAGAGGACTTCTGTTGATCTATATTGATAGGGATTGTATAAGCAGGTTTTCCAAGTTATCTTTTAATAGggtgtatataatatatattgccATACAGCTTCGCAACAAGCAAAAGAAGGAAGCAGAAGAAGGAGGAGAGGAATACAAAGTAACCAATATGAGACGaaatgatgagatggatgagTATGACTTGCTGCATTGGCGTCGATCATTCGAGGAACGAGAAGCGTTGATCAGAGATATGAGCTGGTAATTCCTCTTCGTGTTATGTTCCACTTTATGGAAGAGTTATGTGCATTCTTTCTTAGCAATAATTCCTTTTGCTGTCATATAATTAGATTTCTTTTTTCATTCTATGAAATCAAGGATAAATGGCCTCTAAATGCATTGAACTGACATAGCAAGCTTTTCAATTGAGGAAGTAAGAATGGTTATGGTATTAAGTTTTCTTTTCACAGGGTGTATATATTTCCAAGCTTTTGTTCACGTTTCACTCGGTATTTTGCCTTTCTAGCCTTTTACGATATTAAGAACAGAGATAGATTTCTTTGTTAATGGTCTTGCTAGTTGCTTCCAATACGAATTTTTTGAGAAAATAAGGATGTTGTTTAGTTTATAGGACTTACAATTTACTAAAACTTGATCGCTTTGTTTCAGCCGTCGAGCTCTTGGATTACCACTAGAAGAGCCAGGAAGGTATGTCGAAGCTAGTTACTTTGGGAAGGATCAATATGACCCGGACAGTGCTCTGTATCGCTACGACTACTGGGGAGAGCCAAAGAATTCAGAGAAGAGTAAGCAAGAGCGGATGACAGATGCCCACAACAAATCTATTGTTGGCAAAGGCAATGTGTGGTACGAAATGTCATACGATGAGTGCATCAAACAAAAGATGGAAAGAGAAGCTAAAGGAATAAAGCCGCGAGTAGTTGATGACGAAGATTCAGATGGAAGTCAAGATGACGATGATGAGGAAGACGATGATTTTGATTTCAGCATTCTGAGCGAGTACAGCCTTGAGATGGCAAACCAGCCTCATGTTAATGGAACTGAATCTTCTAGGATTTCAGAAGAGGGTATGTTTGAGGATTGAGACCATTGTGATAATGATGCCACATTAGCTCTAGGGAAAGAATTTGGTATTAATTTGTAAAGTAGTCAGTTAGATAGATGAGAGAAGGCTTACATGCGGCAAAATCCTTATTTTGTTGATGAAAAGAATGCAGTCTTTTTTTTGGAGACGCAATTCCGGATGTATAACTTAAAATTTACTTCACTCCCTATAAGACTGAAAAGCAAAGATTACAGGGAAATAAAGTTTACTCAGTAAAggcttttctttttttttcccttttgtaTTTGATGTTTCCATAGAATATTTGCCTTAAAACCCATATCAGTTCAATCACATTAGATTACTTGAAACTGCAAAATAAAGCATACAAAAATCACCTCAAATAAGAACAATTATTCTTATGTAATTTCCGCCAGAAACAACCTATTATGTGGGACAAAAAATGAAACTACACGAAAAACCTATTATGTGGGAGACTTGTTCTAAAGTTGAAGCAGGCAAGAGTGCTGGTCTCGGGCTTTACATCACCATTCCGCCGTCAATTGTAAAGACCTAAAATGAAAGAGCACAAATACATATCACCTTTTCAATACATTCTACTTTTCTTTTTGGCTACAACTCTTTTGGAGATTGCAAGTAAAGGATAGTACCTGTCCAGTAATATAACTAGCCGCCGAATTAAGTGCCAAGAATTCTACCAGTCCAGCTACTTCCTCGGGTTGACCATATCGCCCTGGGAGAGTGGTTAAAGGCTTAATAGTATCGTATTTCAACTGCAGATACACTTCAGTGGTATAATTATTAAACATCCAGATATTTATTTAGCTCACCTAAGGGGATGGTGTCCAAGATCTTCTTTTCTATGTCTTCTCCAAGTTTTGCAGTCATATCGGATGCAATGAAACCAGGAGCCACAGCATTGACCTATGAAAAAGAAGGGTTCTATAGTTGCTTGAGGCATATCATAATCTAGAACAATTTATGGAATAGAATTGATGGTACCTTGCGGTACATTTTGTAATATGATCCTAGACACTTACATTAATGTTCCTGCTTGCATATTCTTTTGCAACAGACTTTGTAAAACCAATTACACCAGCTTTTGCAGCACTGTAGTTCGCCTGGCCGGCATTTCCTACCAGACCAACAACAGATGCTATATTCACTATTCTCCcctgcaaaagaaaaaaaaatgaacgaAGGGAATGCAcaaaaaagttaaaaaataaaagCACAAAATCCATGACTAATCATTCTAAGACTAGAAATTCATTGTCTCATCTTTCCGTCGGTTGCAGAGAATAAGATATAAAACTTAGTGACAACATTATGAGGTGCCAAATTGTTATTAAAAAGAAAAGTTATATGTTGGTGAACTTCCAAGTGTGTACATACAATTAAGCTGAGAATTTATTATGCCTAGAAATGACAAAGTTATAGGATTTCTTGTTCCGAATTTGTGGCAAAATATTCTGCTTAAAAAATCTTCAGTGGCAGAAGATAAATTTCAGTTGCGGCTTACCTTTCtctttttcatcattattttagCCGCAGCCTGTTTTAAGAGAAGAAATTAGAAAGAATAAACATCAATGTCACACATCTGAACACTTaatctcaaaaaataaaataaagaaagaatgtacttaataataaaaaattgctGCACACCTGAGTGCAAAGAAAGACACCAGTAagatttaaatcaataacatctTGCCATTGGGGTTTCTTCATTCTCATCAATAATCCATCCCTCGTTATTCCTACAAAATGACTTACACAGAAAGTCAgatgaaaacaaaaaacaaaacaaaaagtcGATAGAAGAGTGATAAATGCAAACCTGCATTATTGATCAAGACATCAACTGTTCCCCATGCATCAACTGCCTGTAAACATTAAAGTGAGGGTGAGACTACcagct is a window of Humulus lupulus chromosome 4, drHumLupu1.1, whole genome shotgun sequence DNA encoding:
- the LOC133830120 gene encoding 3-oxoacyl-[acyl-carrier-protein] reductase 4-like, with translation MAATIAFNAVGAPAKLSGQFRRSSPLLGGLRSTQLRPGLSFQRTPSSSFSSSGIRAQVAAVEQSNAATVAKNLEGPVVVVTGASRGIGRAIALALGKSGCKVLVNYARSSKEAEEVSKEIEAHGGQALTFGGDVSKEEDVELMIKTAVDAWGTVDVLINNAGITRDGLLMRMKKPQWQDVIDLNLTGVFLCTQAAAKIMMKKRKGRIVNIASVVGLVGNAGQANYSAAKAGVIGFTKSVAKEYASRNINVNAVAPGFIASDMTAKLGEDIEKKILDTIPLGRYGQPEEVAGLVEFLALNSAASYITGQVFTIDGGMVM